The proteins below are encoded in one region of Peribacillus muralis:
- a CDS encoding YuzL family protein, translating into MKRKDNPSKAAVSAASVKGNAGPGGERQHGINKVNSQNNQFKK; encoded by the coding sequence ATGAAACGTAAAGATAATCCTTCCAAAGCGGCTGTAAGTGCAGCGAGTGTCAAAGGCAATGCCGGCCCTGGCGGCGAACGTCAACATGGAATCAATAAAGTGAACAGCCAGAACAATCAATTCAAAAAATAA
- a CDS encoding proline dehydrogenase family protein — protein sequence MERMLKNLFLYLSKNKTMTRAARKYGLRFGASRFVAGESLEMASAVIADLNRKGLAVTIDYLGEFIEDEQEARQMADQCIEAIRMIGRNDLDSQLSLKLTSMGLDLSERVVMDNMRRILEEAKANHVFVTLDMEDFPRCQPTLDVFKRLKAEYNELGTVIQAYLYRTEKDISELDEFQPNLRLVKGAYKESREVAFADKKDVDENFKKIIKQHVLNGNFTAVATHDDKIIEYTKELVNFHGIAGDCFEFQMLYGIRNEKQLELVEEGYKVRVYVPYGTDWYGYFMRRLAERPANVIFVLKGLFKK from the coding sequence ATGGAACGAATGTTGAAGAATCTGTTCTTATATTTGTCCAAGAATAAAACGATGACGAGGGCAGCGAGGAAATATGGTCTGCGTTTTGGGGCATCCCGATTCGTTGCAGGTGAATCATTGGAAATGGCCTCGGCTGTGATTGCCGATTTAAACCGGAAGGGGCTTGCTGTAACCATAGATTATTTAGGAGAATTCATTGAGGATGAACAAGAAGCAAGGCAGATGGCAGATCAGTGTATCGAAGCGATTCGCATGATCGGCAGGAATGATCTGGATTCTCAGCTTTCTTTGAAGTTGACATCGATGGGTTTGGATTTGTCGGAACGGGTCGTCATGGATAATATGCGGAGGATTTTGGAAGAAGCCAAGGCCAATCATGTTTTTGTCACTCTTGACATGGAAGATTTTCCGCGCTGTCAGCCGACTTTGGATGTATTCAAACGCTTAAAGGCTGAATATAATGAATTGGGGACTGTGATTCAGGCTTATCTATATCGTACGGAAAAGGATATTTCAGAGCTGGATGAATTCCAACCGAACTTAAGGCTTGTCAAAGGCGCTTACAAAGAGTCAAGGGAAGTGGCTTTTGCCGACAAAAAGGATGTTGATGAAAATTTCAAGAAAATCATCAAGCAGCATGTACTGAATGGAAATTTCACAGCGGTTGCCACTCATGACGATAAGATCATCGAGTATACGAAGGAGCTGGTGAATTTCCATGGAATCGCTGGTGATTGCTTTGAATTTCAGATGTTGTATGGCATTCGTAATGAAAAGCAGCTTGAACTTGTGGAAGAAGGATACAAGGTGAGGGTATATGTTCCATATGGAACGGATTGGTATGGATATTTCATGCGCCGTCTTGCGGAGAGACCGGCCAATGTTATTTTCGTTCTAAAGGGGTTATTCAAGAAATAA
- a CDS encoding spore coat protein — MPNQNKVQNPESPVAKTPQMNDRDFINDMLATEKYFCNSLSVALHEMSNQALFQDIFSVSKENQEMQRELYNLMFEKGWYGLEKAQTASLSQSYQQFSGYKSQFPYGSNIQ, encoded by the coding sequence ATGCCCAATCAAAACAAAGTCCAAAACCCAGAATCTCCCGTAGCCAAAACACCGCAAATGAACGATCGGGATTTTATAAACGACATGCTCGCCACCGAAAAATACTTCTGCAACTCCCTGTCGGTTGCCTTGCATGAAATGAGTAACCAAGCACTATTCCAAGACATCTTCTCCGTCTCGAAAGAAAACCAGGAGATGCAGCGTGAACTCTATAACCTCATGTTCGAAAAAGGCTGGTACGGCTTGGAAAAAGCGCAAACCGCCAGCCTAAGCCAATCCTATCAGCAATTTTCAGGATACAAAAGCCAATTCCCATATGGCTCAAACATCCAATAA
- the rodA gene encoding rod shape-determining protein RodA, with translation MEEQNKFSSRIDFSLVTILLLLCVGSCLAIYSAQTTGQYTENFLIKQIFWYIVGIGIVLGFITLDSDQLKKISWYAYGFGLFLLFLLIIMPESIVPERNGARSWFIIPGIGSIQPSEFMKVFLILALANVISNHHLKNTLKTIQTDFWLLIKIGIVTGAPLMLIMQQPDLGTALVILSIMIGMIFISGISWKILLPIMSGGLVVASTIFYFVLWKPEFLEKYLGVKTYQFGRIYSWLDPYNYASAEGYHLTKSLLAIGSGQTTGKGIGSREVYLPESHSDFIFSIIGEEFGFIGSSIIISLFFLLIYHITKTGMDTKNNFYTYICVGVISMLTFHVFQNIGMTVGLLPITGIPLPFISYGGSSLMGNMMAMGLIFSIRYHYKKYMFSTDI, from the coding sequence ATGGAAGAACAAAATAAATTTTCATCAAGAATAGATTTTTCTTTAGTCACGATATTGCTGTTATTATGCGTGGGAAGCTGCTTAGCGATCTACAGTGCCCAAACGACTGGACAGTACACGGAAAACTTCCTGATCAAACAAATTTTTTGGTATATAGTAGGAATTGGAATCGTTTTAGGCTTCATCACACTTGATTCGGACCAGTTAAAAAAAATATCCTGGTATGCCTATGGATTCGGCTTGTTCTTGTTATTTTTGCTTATAATCATGCCAGAAAGCATCGTACCAGAACGAAACGGTGCAAGAAGCTGGTTCATCATACCTGGAATCGGTTCGATCCAGCCCTCCGAATTCATGAAGGTGTTCCTGATTTTAGCCTTGGCGAATGTCATTTCGAACCATCATCTAAAGAACACGCTGAAAACCATTCAAACGGACTTTTGGCTGCTCATCAAAATCGGCATTGTGACGGGTGCCCCGCTCATGCTGATCATGCAACAGCCCGATTTGGGTACGGCGCTCGTCATCCTGTCCATCATGATCGGCATGATTTTCATATCAGGGATATCCTGGAAGATTTTGCTGCCAATCATGTCAGGAGGACTCGTCGTCGCTTCGACGATCTTCTATTTTGTCCTTTGGAAGCCAGAGTTCCTGGAAAAATACCTAGGGGTAAAAACCTATCAGTTTGGCCGGATCTACTCCTGGCTCGATCCATATAATTATGCGAGCGCGGAAGGCTACCACTTAACCAAGTCCTTACTGGCCATCGGCTCTGGCCAGACCACCGGTAAGGGCATCGGCTCAAGGGAAGTGTACCTGCCCGAGAGTCATTCGGATTTCATATTCAGTATCATCGGTGAAGAATTCGGCTTCATCGGCTCAAGCATCATCATTTCCCTGTTTTTCCTATTGATCTATCACATCACCAAAACGGGGATGGATACGAAAAATAACTTCTATACATATATCTGTGTTGGAGTCATAAGCATGCTGACGTTCCACGTCTTTCAAAACATCGGCATGACGGTCGGACTTTTACCGATTACCGGTATCCCGCTTCCTTTCATCTCCTACGGAGGAAGCTCGCTAATGGGTAACATGATGGCCATGGGCTTGATATTCAGCATCCGATATCACTACAAGAAATATATGTTCTCAACCGATATTTAA
- a CDS encoding metal ABC transporter permease, protein MNDFWIILVGALVASSCSVLGCFLIVRKMTLIGDAISHSVLPGIVLAFLITGTRDSVPMLIGAAALGLLTVFLIQLFQSSGVQSDAAIGIVFTSLFATGIVLVSLYTQQIDFDLEHVLYGEIAYTPWNTMTIGGIEAGPKAVWIVGSCLILNLILIFAFFKQFKLVSFDPALAAAMGIPVLLFHYLLMSLISLTTVASFDSVGSILVVGMLIIPAATAYLLSDRLSGMIKVSIVIGVLSSIIGYYSATILDASISGCMVSAAASLFGLAFLFSPSHGLVSRFLKRRRSKEMHA, encoded by the coding sequence ATGAATGATTTTTGGATTATCTTGGTTGGAGCCTTGGTAGCGAGCTCCTGCAGTGTTCTAGGTTGTTTTTTAATCGTAAGGAAGATGACATTGATAGGGGATGCCATCAGTCATTCCGTGTTACCGGGAATCGTATTGGCCTTTTTGATAACCGGGACCCGCGACTCCGTTCCGATGCTGATCGGGGCAGCGGCGCTAGGTTTGCTTACGGTATTCCTGATCCAGCTTTTCCAATCGTCCGGCGTTCAATCCGACGCGGCGATCGGCATCGTCTTCACCTCCCTCTTCGCCACGGGAATCGTATTGGTGAGCTTGTATACGCAACAAATAGATTTTGACCTTGAGCACGTCCTGTATGGGGAAATCGCCTATACTCCGTGGAACACGATGACAATAGGAGGCATCGAGGCCGGGCCGAAAGCCGTTTGGATAGTGGGAAGCTGCCTTATCCTGAACCTCATCCTCATTTTCGCTTTCTTCAAACAGTTCAAGCTTGTCTCCTTCGATCCGGCACTTGCCGCCGCAATGGGGATTCCTGTCCTGTTGTTTCATTATTTGTTGATGAGCCTCATTTCACTGACTACCGTAGCTTCTTTTGATAGTGTTGGCTCGATTTTAGTGGTGGGCATGCTCATCATCCCTGCAGCAACGGCCTATTTATTGTCAGACCGTTTAAGTGGGATGATCAAAGTCAGTATCGTGATCGGGGTGCTCAGCTCCATCATCGGCTACTATTCAGCTACCATTTTGGATGCTTCGATTTCTGGTTGTATGGTGAGCGCCGCAGCTTCCCTATTCGGGCTGGCCTTTCTCTTTTCCCCTAGCCATGGATTGGTAAGCAGATTCCTGAAACGAAGGAGATCGAAAGAAATGCATGCTTGA
- a CDS encoding metal ABC transporter permease, with translation MNILDIMTDPNTRWILLGTMFLGLSSGVIGSFAYLRKQSLLGDTLAHAALPGICVAFMLTGVKSTSFFLIGAAVAGLVAVFLISILTRYSKIKQDAALGIVLSSFFGFGIVMLTQIQQSEYGNQSGLDTFLFGQTASMVMSDVYMMMTVSFVLIVTCTIFFKEFKLLSFDPGFAKGMGLPVVFLDYFIMMLIVAAVVIGIQAVGVVLMASLLITPAVSARYWTERLHIMVILSGIFGMLSGMSGTLISTSVNDLPTGPLIVLSATVWFFFSMLFAPKRGVLSSVWRRISLKKNYSLEQGRRKGRHTS, from the coding sequence ATGAATATACTGGATATCATGACCGATCCAAATACGAGGTGGATTTTGCTTGGCACGATGTTTCTCGGATTAAGCAGTGGTGTCATCGGCAGCTTTGCATATCTCAGAAAGCAATCTTTGCTTGGCGACACGCTCGCACACGCAGCGTTACCCGGCATCTGCGTAGCTTTTATGCTGACGGGGGTGAAATCGACTTCCTTCTTCCTGATTGGGGCGGCAGTGGCAGGTTTAGTGGCTGTTTTCTTGATTAGCATACTCACGAGATACAGTAAGATTAAGCAGGATGCAGCCTTGGGAATCGTATTATCCTCCTTCTTTGGCTTTGGAATCGTCATGCTCACCCAAATCCAGCAGAGTGAGTATGGGAACCAGAGCGGTCTGGATACGTTCCTGTTCGGGCAGACGGCGTCAATGGTCATGTCCGATGTATATATGATGATGACGGTTTCCTTTGTGCTGATCGTCACCTGTACTATATTTTTTAAAGAATTCAAGTTACTATCCTTTGACCCGGGGTTTGCCAAAGGAATGGGATTGCCGGTCGTTTTTCTTGATTATTTCATCATGATGCTGATTGTCGCAGCAGTCGTGATCGGCATCCAGGCCGTCGGTGTCGTATTGATGGCATCCCTACTGATCACACCTGCAGTTTCCGCGAGATATTGGACGGAGCGCCTGCATATCATGGTCATCCTGTCCGGGATATTCGGAATGCTGAGCGGTATGTCAGGCACGCTCATCAGCACGTCCGTCAATGATTTGCCAACAGGGCCATTGATCGTTTTATCGGCGACGGTATGGTTTTTCTTTTCCATGCTTTTTGCTCCTAAACGTGGAGTGCTTTCATCTGTGTGGAGAAGGATATCCTTGAAAAAGAATTATTCTCTCGAACAAGGCAGAAGGAAAGGGAGACATACATCATGA
- a CDS encoding metal ABC transporter ATP-binding protein: MEQAALKVENLTIAYHKKPVVEDVSFQVPEGNLIGIIGPNGAGKSTLIKGILELVPKLSGDITIKGSTYKSMRKSIGYVPQRESVDWDFPTNALDVVMMGRYGHLGWLKRPGKAERQKAMECLDKVGMVEYANRQISQLSGGQQQRIFLARALAQEADIYFMDEPFVGVDAATEKAIIQLLMELKEKGKTVLVVHHDLSTVKEYFDWTMLLNKKVMKIGPTEEVFIPEYLQETYGGRLAILSDTQAGLLLK, encoded by the coding sequence ATGGAGCAAGCGGCTTTGAAGGTTGAAAATTTAACGATTGCCTATCATAAGAAACCAGTTGTCGAGGATGTCTCATTCCAGGTTCCGGAAGGGAATTTGATTGGTATCATCGGCCCTAACGGAGCGGGGAAATCGACCTTGATAAAGGGGATACTCGAATTGGTTCCGAAGTTATCCGGAGACATCACAATAAAGGGGTCCACGTATAAATCAATGAGAAAGAGCATCGGCTATGTACCGCAGCGGGAATCGGTGGATTGGGATTTTCCGACCAACGCGCTCGATGTCGTGATGATGGGGAGATATGGACATCTTGGCTGGCTGAAACGGCCAGGTAAGGCCGAAAGGCAGAAGGCGATGGAATGCTTGGATAAGGTAGGGATGGTCGAATACGCCAACCGTCAGATCAGCCAGCTTTCAGGCGGACAGCAGCAGCGGATATTCCTGGCTCGTGCATTGGCACAGGAAGCGGATATCTATTTCATGGATGAACCGTTCGTGGGGGTCGACGCAGCAACCGAGAAAGCCATTATTCAATTACTGATGGAATTAAAGGAAAAAGGCAAAACGGTTCTCGTTGTGCATCATGATCTCTCGACCGTTAAGGAATATTTCGATTGGACGATGCTATTGAATAAAAAGGTGATGAAAATTGGTCCGACAGAAGAAGTGTTCATTCCCGAATACTTACAGGAAACCTATGGAGGCCGCTTAGCGATACTATCGGATACACAGGCCGGCCTTTTATTAAAATGA
- a CDS encoding metal ABC transporter solute-binding protein, Zn/Mn family, giving the protein MGVLKMLGGMLAAVLLLTGCNNSTAEQEKGNGKMKVVATTGMIGDLVENIGGKHVEVTSLMGPGVDPHLYKATQGDVKTLDSADMIFYNGVHLEGKMTDIFEMMGKDKPTIAVTEDFKENQLRKVSAKEHDPHVWFDVKLWIVAAGAVKKELIANDPDHEAEFLDNYEKYVLQLEELDRYVQDEINKIPEDQRVLVTAHDAFGYYGQSYGLDVRGLQGINTLSEYGSKDVTDMRNYLVKNQIKAIFIESSVPRKAIEAVIQGAAKQGHSVKIGGELFSDAMGEKGTEEGTYIGMVRHNTDTIVHALK; this is encoded by the coding sequence ATGGGTGTTCTAAAAATGCTGGGCGGCATGCTTGCTGCAGTGCTCCTGTTAACGGGATGCAACAATAGCACGGCAGAACAGGAAAAAGGCAATGGCAAGATGAAAGTCGTCGCCACAACAGGAATGATTGGCGACTTGGTTGAGAATATCGGCGGTAAGCATGTTGAAGTCACCAGTTTGATGGGACCGGGTGTCGACCCCCATCTGTACAAAGCGACACAGGGTGATGTGAAGACCTTGGATTCTGCTGACATGATTTTCTATAACGGGGTGCATCTTGAAGGGAAGATGACCGATATCTTTGAAATGATGGGCAAGGATAAGCCGACGATTGCCGTAACGGAAGATTTTAAGGAGAACCAGCTTCGTAAAGTAAGTGCGAAAGAGCATGATCCGCACGTTTGGTTTGATGTAAAGCTATGGATCGTTGCGGCAGGAGCGGTGAAGAAGGAACTGATTGCCAATGATCCAGACCATGAAGCGGAGTTTCTCGATAATTACGAAAAGTATGTTTTGCAGTTGGAGGAACTTGATCGGTACGTCCAAGACGAAATAAATAAAATCCCGGAAGACCAAAGGGTGCTTGTTACGGCACATGATGCTTTCGGTTACTACGGACAGTCATATGGCTTGGACGTAAGAGGACTTCAGGGGATTAACACATTGTCGGAATATGGCTCAAAAGATGTGACGGATATGCGGAATTACCTTGTGAAGAATCAAATAAAAGCGATTTTCATAGAGTCGAGCGTTCCGAGGAAGGCGATCGAGGCTGTCATTCAAGGAGCTGCCAAGCAGGGCCACAGCGTGAAAATCGGCGGTGAATTATTCTCGGATGCGATGGGTGAAAAGGGTACGGAGGAAGGAACCTATATAGGTATGGTCCGTCATAATACAGACACAATCGTCCATGCCTTGAAATAA
- a CDS encoding LacI family DNA-binding transcriptional regulator, with amino-acid sequence MTNIKEIAQFAGVSVSTVSRVLNNHPYVSPDKRESVLQAIERLNYSRNINAIHLSKGKTNLIGIILPFTNHPYYGAILNGITKQANAIGYHVVIFQTHYEREKEIQALNMLQMKQLDGMIICSRISEMKVLLSYQKYGPVILCEDTAQAELSSISIDHYAAFSCALEYVIAKGYKKIGYSLGRKKSRNSYLRAKAFDDIMKEHLLINNQDWLFEGSYHIKDGVRLYQEWNSLQNKPDAIIITNDDTAAGFILTANKSGIRIPEDVAILGFNDGSLSEMLDISTISLPLEWIGKMAVELFENPEVIKHVKLDYTLIKRKTV; translated from the coding sequence ATGACAAATATTAAAGAAATTGCCCAATTTGCCGGTGTATCCGTCTCAACGGTGTCTAGGGTATTGAATAATCATCCATATGTAAGCCCCGATAAAAGAGAGAGCGTATTACAAGCGATTGAACGATTGAATTATTCGCGGAACATCAATGCCATTCATCTTTCAAAGGGCAAAACGAACCTTATCGGCATCATCCTCCCCTTCACCAATCATCCGTATTACGGAGCTATCTTGAACGGCATCACTAAGCAGGCAAATGCAATCGGCTATCATGTCGTCATCTTTCAGACCCATTATGAAAGAGAGAAGGAAATCCAGGCTTTGAATATGCTGCAAATGAAGCAGCTCGACGGCATGATCATCTGCTCCCGGATTTCGGAAATGAAAGTCCTTTTGAGCTATCAAAAATATGGTCCGGTCATTTTATGTGAAGATACCGCTCAGGCTGAATTATCATCCATCAGCATCGATCATTATGCAGCTTTTTCCTGTGCACTCGAATATGTTATCGCTAAAGGATATAAGAAGATCGGCTACAGTCTAGGCCGTAAAAAAAGCAGGAACAGCTATCTTCGGGCAAAGGCCTTCGACGACATCATGAAAGAGCATTTGCTTATCAACAATCAGGATTGGCTCTTCGAGGGGAGCTATCATATTAAGGACGGGGTCCGTTTGTATCAGGAATGGAATTCGCTGCAAAACAAACCGGATGCCATCATCATCACGAATGATGACACGGCTGCAGGATTCATCCTGACCGCTAATAAATCCGGCATAAGGATACCTGAAGATGTAGCCATCCTGGGCTTCAATGATGGCAGCCTCAGTGAGATGCTCGATATCTCGACCATATCCTTGCCTTTGGAATGGATCGGGAAAATGGCAGTGGAGCTATTCGAGAATCCCGAAGTCATCAAACATGTGAAATTGGACTACACCCTTATAAAAAGAAAGACTGTTTAA